The Dioscorea cayenensis subsp. rotundata cultivar TDr96_F1 chromosome 8, TDr96_F1_v2_PseudoChromosome.rev07_lg8_w22 25.fasta, whole genome shotgun sequence genome segment TGTAGTCAATGGAGGTGATAGGGTAGGTGCCTGAAAAGGTGGTGAAGAGAAGGGATTGTTGAGAAGGGTTGCAGGTGATGTGAGGGTTGAAGGAAGGGTGACCGCAGCCGGGGCCGGAGCCGAAAGGGAAGTGGAGAGGGAGAGGGCCACAGAAAGGTTTGCAGGATTGAGAGGAAGATGGAGATGGGATATTAATGagagtgatgaagaagaagaagagaaggagaatGATGGTGGTGTTCTTCATGGttgtgtttagggtttaggacaGTGAGAGGTCGAATGGAGTATGGTGGGAAATGTGAAGGAAGTTAGGTAAGTTTGTTTATgagggtatttttggaaaatcaatgaaaagatgGTCAACTTTGTGgtctttcatttttttggtttttatgttatttattttaacacattatttttaaaaatatttattttacactAGACAATTATAAGTCAGTGTTTGGACTTGCTTTGGAAAATTATGCTAAATGAATTAAatgcatttaataaaataaaactttaatttttttttttttttgttaagataaagaaaaaacttGTTTGCAAGcttatatatattgcataagtatgttaataataataattattattattattaaaaaaagaaagaaagaaagaaagaaagagtgaaAGCATGGAAAGCACCTTTATTTTGAGAGAATGCTAGCTTTAATTCAAGGAACCCTATCAACAACAAAAGGTGAAAGTAATACAACTGTATGTGCTTGTTGGATACTTCAACATGCATCTCTCTTTTAAATATATGctatttttttccattcattCGTCTTCCACACATATTCAtccatctctctttctttctctctctcaaaaGGATAACCAAATTAAAGGTACTTCATAAAGCTCTCTTCATCTTTTGTCAAGGGATAATCTTTGAATGTGTGTATTTGTTTGGATGTAAGAGAGAACCTTTCAAACTCTTCATATTTAGACTGCCTCttcataaattaattatcaagcATTCAAGCTTAAATTCTCCGGCAATCACCGCCTTTCGCCGGACCTATACTCGTCCCGGACGCCGACCTGACTTCCCTTCTctcctgtatatatatatatatatatgcaaacttttaattatatatattgcaatgttactccatatatatattttgcattacACCATATCTTATATCTTATAGCATAATTAGAtagatcaaacaaaaaaaaatatgcataaaaatttacttgaaatcagtaaagtaaaaaacaaagatgaatgatgaggaaaaaaaatgtcACTAATTAAGATCACAACTCTTGTGTCATTTGCATTATATTTTCTAGTGTAGACAGATATAAAATTCATGCAAACcattaattatatacatatatatacacacacacatatataagagaaaaagataaagaaagcaGTATATACCTGTTGTGAATGGGATCAGGACCATTAGGAACTCCTCTCTTGCTATCAAGAAAAACACTTGAATGCATAGCATGAAGCTTCATTAATCTTTCTCCTCCAATCTCTACACTCTCAATATTGATTGCAAAAACTAACAAGAAGCAAATGCAACAAAACAAGCATTTCATTGCAAGTGTGATCCTCCAAGACCTCTttctcatcatcaccatcatcatcatcatcaccatctatcCTCTTGGGTCTCTCTATAACAATTATACATAGATATATAAATGAAAGAAGCATTGCTTTAGCtagtgatatatttatatatatatgtatatcttttttctttatctttagaGTTGGAAGTCATTGTAGTTCACTTTTACAGGGTATTGATATAGAGCTCTTTGCTTTGGTTGTGCATTTTCATGCACGAACTTTGGCCCCATGAGGAACAACTTAAGTTAAAaccttaacatatatatatatatatgtctatataaAGTTAATTATGAGTAGTGGGGGGTTTGCTTAGGTTTTACAGTACTCTTATCTTTGaatcttcatttcatttgtgaGCTCAAAAGGTGAGAAGTTTTGTCTCTTGGGAGTGAGTGTCTGTTTCCTTTCTTTAAGCCTTTGCTTTTGTATAGGATTTTGGGAACACTTGGGAACCACCTTACTAGTTCTAAAgttcttccttcttctctctgtatatatatatatatatatatatatatttctcattatataaatatatataataaatcattCTTTTTATAATCACAAAAGgtggtaaaaaaatatatggcaaGAGAAATACTTTGGAAAATTAgataaaatcaaacaagttaagAAGAAAATTCAAGTTTATTGGAAATTATATATTATCTCTATTACAATCTGATTTTGGGTGCTGCtacttagttttttttctctccttgTGGTATTATTTGTAGTTATGTTTATCCACTTCTAATATATGAGTTTTATTTCCTTCCTTCCTCtcaagtttatttttaatttaaaagtttgTTCATGCCATTTGATCGCAATTTTATTTTCAGCTCAATCTCTGTGTAATGTAGTcatagtttatttgttttaatcttGTCTCTTTGTTCTATATTATgttgtcttttcttttaataaagtgtagttttatttatttttataaaacataaaataaaaatactcgATCATAATGTGACTGCTTAAACATAGTTTATTATAacatgttattatatataatgaataactAGGATTTAAATTCATATTAGTTGTCATGGggttttattttgaaagaatcAAATAAATGAAGAGAAAGTTTAGCAAAGCAGATCCTTTgtatgtaaaatagaataaaagaaaagagttCTTAGATGTACAGTAAGTGCACGAGGATAGTTTAGCAAAGCAGAtcctttgtatttatttatttatttgttattttttttacatcgaATTAAAAAGGGCTTTTTGATAAATTAGCtccattaatttatatatttagctaAATGGCCCTAGGATCATCACATCACCCACATGGGTGATGTGATGTGCTAACTGGGCACTGAGTCAGCGTTGACTGGGCTGCGtgacatttttaaataaaaaatcatgattttttgcattttaacctctgaattgttttataatcaataagttgacttatttttgatttttttaatcaaatttttttaaaaaaatttattagtgttttaaaatttattaaacttttaaataacttttttaaaaaatatataaattggtCATGATTTACTTAAATTTGTGTTGGTCATGAtttcatgatttaattaaaaaataaatttgtgttataatattcaaatatattctttaaaattaattttttaataaattaaaaaattacataatttttttaaataaattttgggttaaataatcaaagggaaaagataatttgttaattataaaacaaataagggatttaaattaaaaaaacaaacttatatattttttaaaattttatttaaaattttaataaattttaaaacactaataaattttttaagaaaaaatcagttaaaaaacccaagaataagtcaacttattaattataaaacaattcagaagttaaaatacaaaaaatcatgattttttatttaaaaataccaCGTCAGCAGGCCAATCAGTGCTGACTCAGCTCCCAGTCAACACATCACATGTGGGTGATGTGATGGCCCTGCGGCTATTtagttaaatttataaattaatggaATCAGGTGCttgtaaacaaaaatcaaaactaactCAGCTCAATGTTGAAAAGATCCAAAGTAACTATGGTTTGTGATAAAAGTAAATGTCCAAATTAAGATAATTAATAATCGTAGTTAATTAAtcattacattattttttttaatcattagtccaaaattatttgtcacctatccttcttcttcttatatcaAGAAATCAATGAGATCATATAATTCAagtgatattaaaataaaattattctttttataactatttgtaaaaaaattattattatttgggtaCCCAAATGTTTGGTAGGTTTAACAGTATGGCCccactatttaaaattttagtgtgAGACATTCAAAAGTCTTGAGTTCAAATAATACTTGGTACAACGTGGTGATAATAAATCTCCCGTTGTAGGTTTGTGTTTGCAACCTAAACTCAATATTACTAGGTGAAAGCACAGGGGTTGAATGCTCTGTTCCCGAGCGGTCCGCAAGCCCCAAACAATATTTGtggcatttataaaaaaaaaactttggaagTTCATTAAATTAACAtcctatttttgtatataaactaaaattttcaaacgagttgtcattaattatttatataattattcatTTGAAATCACATAATTAATGTCATGCACCAACCACCAAAAAAGctttcaattatttctttaaaaattacacATGGCGTACCATAACATAAATTTACCatcatattaatatttactaGGATGTATATCACATGCATGATTGATAAAAAGTCACAaactatcaaattaaataattcaaatatatgtatttgtaaggactgaaataaatattttataattaaaaaaagttaagtaATAATTAATGACATATACTTGATGGACCAGCAATGGCTTTTAACACTCACTTTAACACAACATTAACCCTAAAGCCATGCATTCATAACAAGAAAGTTTGTGCAAGTAtattactgtatatatatatgagtgtaAATACACTGTAAACTCCAGAGAATCTCAGCCGTCCTTttaaaaatccaagtaaaatcAGAATCATATTTACAGTGCCAAACTGTACATTATATCATCTCTTTAAGAATTTCACAGTGGGTGAATTTTGACCATCTTTTCATGGCGCATGCTTTCTGTCTTGCTTTGTgtgttatttcaaaattttctctataatatactaataactaattatatgttagtatatttaaatcatcataaatgaaaagtaaataactttatattattaaatatagatgtatatatatatttatgaatcaTTTATTGGTTTACAGTGACCATGTGGTAATAATATGAACTGTGACAGCGTCTCTTCACCCTCATGAGTTAATAAAATTGACAGTGTAAGTCAGGGGGCATTTATGTTTGGATTGGGTAGTTGGATTGCAATCTGACTAGTCATGACACCATCCTTTTCTCTGAGTTAGTTAATTAATCACCTCTTGATTAATTATAACATATTTCCTCTTCTCTATGTATAAGCTTTCACTCCTACTGATTAATTGTAATGTGTGTTCTGAagataaaaatgttttttttttctcttgtttggatAGTGAGAAATGTCAACAAaggtcatttttttatttatctgttttcaCCACAAGTAAATTACATGACAACTTATATTCATCGtattttttaacttatataaatgattatgtattatatatatatatattataattttaatgaaagcagtggtttatctaatttttaaaaaattattaatagttACTCactatattcttttttatttgtcacaaatctatgttcctttttatctactattaagaaacatttattatatttttaccaAAATTACCTTTAAAACTATATTCAACTCTTCTGTTGGAATTAATTAATATGAGAGATAAATGTGAAGATGtaaattataactaattaaatttttttgtacgTGATATTCGGTTAACCACTATTGATAAAAAGGAACGAAAGGAGTATTACGAAAACCATGAATATGTGATCctacataaataattatgaagTTGAAAACATCTTTAACagaaaatatatagaaaaaagatacaatttatatttataaaataaataataaatttttaaatggacAAACTACAAATATGtattaaaatcaagaataatacataacGAGAACTTAAAATTAGGATCACTTGATCTTTAACTATATGAGGATGAATAAGGATGGGAAGTCCtgttatatatagagagagatagaTATATCcatgaacaataattttttccTCATAACCTTCTTGTTAAATTGGACATatgattatcattaaaaaaaaaatccacttagaatctctccaaattatgttaaatctctttataaaaaaaaacatatacataaGCAACTAACtactttttaatattaaatatatccATTAAATGCATATTTCTAACTCAAGAACACAAAACTGAATTACTGAGATTGTTTGTGACTTGTGAGAGggatatatacacacacacacacacacacagagagagagagagagagagagacatagataaataaaaaagagcaAACATGCAAGCCATAGAGCCACCAAAGAGTATTAAATGAGGTTCTTTTTCAGAGTCCAAGGAGTAGTACAACCAGTCTTTACTTCAAGACTGAGTCACCATCATAAAGTCTATGGTTCGGACCATCAGACTCATCAAAGCTCTTATTTACTTACTTCATCTTCCACCACCATCCTCCACCCTCTATATATACCTCTCCTAATCCTTCATATTCTTCAACTCACCTTCAACACCTAAAAATTCAAaggcattatatatatatataacttaaatatatttaGAGAGAAAGATGGTTAAGACTTGTGTGCTTGTTTGCATTGTGCTAGCAATTGCACTAGCTCATGATCATGCATTGGCAAGACCAACTCCTGAACATGTTCAGGAGATGAACACCAAGAATCCGGTGGCCGCCGGCGCTGGAGTCGGAGATAAGAAGAACTTTGTTTTTGGAGGTGTAGGTGCCGGTGTTGGTGGTGGAGTTGGTGTTGTTGGCTTTCCGGTGTTTGGTGGCGTTGGTGGTCTTGGTGGTGTTGGTGGCGTTGGAGGTGTTGGCGGTTTAGGTGGTGTCGGAGGACTTGGAGGTGCCGGAGGACTTGGTGGTGTTGGTGGTGGCGTTGGAGGACTTGGTGGTGTTGGTGGTGGCGTTGGtggtggtgctggtggtggtgttggtggtggtggtattCTTCCGTGAAGGCTGGATATATTAGGGTTTGTTTTACGTGtgtttcatgcatgcatgcacggAAGGGTACGTAGGAAGTTTGGGAGGAGTGGTGAAGTGTGgtcctttgtttgtttgtttgtttgttaattttatttaaggGTTTGAGTTTTAGGGTAATGTTTGTGGGGAGAATAAAGAGGAGTACTCCTTAAAGtgttaattagtttttgtgatGTGAATTAGGGTTTGTGTTCATTATGATGTTtcgttttgttttaattaaagttGGTGGTTTATTGACTGTTGCTTGATGATGCAATGGCTTTTTCTCCTTTTCTGTTTGGttgttaaaatgaaatatttttttatgaatatatatatatatattatatatgcgaaaagtgagaaaaaaaaagttgtaaaACAATCCAGAGATACACattaaataaactaactaaAGAATGAAAGGTAGGTGAACACATATGCATgcaaataatttaatgttttcattaatataattaatgctATCTGAgatatttataaacatatatgtataagaAACAATGGAGTTTATCATGACCACCACCTTTTCTTATGAGAACTCTGCAGTTATAAGTGAAGATGGGTAGCATGATAGCACCCATAAAAgcaggcatatatatatatatatatatatatatatataaaccaacataAGAAATATTTATCAAAGATATGGTCAAACCAATCATCCTTGCAAGCTTGAAATTAAACATGCTGTATTTATCAtaaacatcaaaagaaaaaaaagggttgTGTCTTCAGTAAGGCAacagcttttgattgaaaacttgtCAGTCTTGGGAATTAAATGGGGTCATTCAGTCATTGATTGGTGCTTTGGTGTGCTTTTTCAAACATGTGTATTAGATAatgtttttcaatgtttttcatgctaataaTAACTTCTCTGTGGACCATCTGACTTCCAGTTTTACTATCCTTTttattaggggtttttttttttatgcttcctcctcaaaataaaataaaataataaaataaattaataaagaaaaatattgtttatatatctttggaaaaatgatatttatttatatatctatacaaCTTACtcttatttacttatatacctttttaccaaaaaaaaagtcaactaaaatttatgaaaattcacCCTCTTCTTTTTAtccattttgaaaaataaaaataaataaaacaaaaatgatcaatacatattttcataaaatttttgaattgatttttaacccatgagaatatataattaaacaaataaactattttgtataaatatataagtaaatataatttttatggagtatattagtaattattcactttaatttataaaagataCATATTTATACAGCAACCACGACAATAGCATAGATGTAAGACATTTGACTTTAGTATAGTAGGTCAAGGGTCAATCCCTCCTTCTCCCAATTAATGCATGGTTaaggtataaaaaaaattgcatagaATAACTTATCtgcattgaaaaaaaatatttgtgcaGCGTAAGacaataattaatgataataaaaattttgtaactatttttaaattgcataaataattttttttaattataaaatacaaaatttctcCCTAAATTTAGATTTTCAAAAAACACTTGGTGAgtaaatagacaaaaaaaaaagataataaattttcattatttaaaaaatatagtgaCCACTTGATccaaattatacaaatttttttaacaattaaacTGTCATTGATAAcgtaattttctaaattaattatagatattaaaatatcatttcaCCCTCTTATATATGGTTATGTGGTTAATTTAACTGTTATATCATAatgcaattaaataaaaattaggggaatgggaatgaaaaaaatatcatatttgaatAATGACAAAAGTGACAGTCattccaaattatatatatatatatatttatcttcaGTTCATATATCGAACGAAAAGCTCTTATGGTGCTTAAGACATTTCCTACAATAtagtaaataattaacaatagtTGAACTTGCATGTCTCTGTATTTCTCAATGCTTGTTAACAAAAAGAGATACACAagcaaatattaatgttttttgaaGGGATAAAAATGTAAATGCAGTTTTTACCAAGAGTTATACACATTGAGGCTTTTCtgaggcatatatatatacacacacatgcaaaaatcccataaaaatttatattgatttaattatgtgtaatttttttattcatgtaacATGATGGTGGTGTGCACAGGGGAACAATACAGGTTGTCTATGCCCTTTATTATGTCGATAAGGGGATTGGGTTGTAAGTTTGCACCcgctatatttattttattttgaaccaTTTTGAATATGGACAATAAATATcccgtaatatatatatatatatatatattttgcaatgGCAGCATCACTAGCTCTTTTGCACTACCAATAAATTTTAACCAAttcctttgtttaaatataaatttaaatattatacattaaaatttgacttttaaaaatgtatgtAGCATACCTCAAATAGTTGAAAATAACCCTTGttgttataatattataaattcaaattcataaaaaaaaataaaaaatgaaaaataattcgtaaacatttAAAACCTTCATGAAGAAATCATCCCTTTCATCCACCTACAATTgccatttataataataataaaatttattatttatacatttttaattcctatatttaaatatatattttataattacaattatattgTAAATATCGATTCATTTATATggtttctaaataaataaataaataaataaatataaattaaataaataaataaataattaattatttttttttttttaaaaaaaaacatagaagacATGCCCTAATCTCAAACGCTTCATTCTGATTTCCCATATCCGTTTTCAAGGGTTTTAATAGTTTCATCGTTCTCTCTCTCCATTCGCTGCGCCTCCTTCTCCTATCTAGGGTTTATCAatcccaaaaccctaaccctaatcctcgAGAAGACTGCTCGTCGATCTTGGGGAACTATGGATAGGTATCACAGAGTGGAGAAGCCGCG includes the following:
- the LOC120266676 gene encoding glycine-rich protein 5-like, with the protein product MVKTCVLVCIVLAIALAHDHALARPTPEHVQEMNTKNPVAAGAGVGDKKNFVFGGVGAGVGGGVGVVGFPVFGGVGGLGGVGGVGGVGGLGGVGGLGGAGGLGGVGGGVGGLGGVGGGVGGGAGGGVGGGGILP